Proteins from a single region of Syntrophales bacterium:
- a CDS encoding HEPN domain-containing protein, with protein sequence MKDKENPMGMIKDPFAGDSYVLPSTFCTDQRRLWFKRSNQILRFFMSSEWALKECKKIYENRLITQRGLSPDTPMRIQSSDGRSLILPARVLLSGLASDVDVLCRQIFVMLYGSLETYLFELIERSFKEIGQTEDILGKSLDIMMRGKWDAKIGKMNHIFELNYRASDLMEHFKGFELNFMGNVFRNPLSFLDELAQIRHRIIHASSIIDQGKLIYIDTRIFQGYYIFCALLTDFTDNLFVNKFKFDRTEINPADA encoded by the coding sequence ATGAAGGATAAAGAGAATCCCATGGGTATGATAAAAGATCCTTTCGCAGGGGATAGCTATGTACTTCCATCAACATTCTGTACAGATCAGAGAAGATTGTGGTTCAAGCGATCAAATCAAATATTACGATTCTTTATGAGTTCAGAATGGGCTCTAAAAGAATGCAAGAAAATATATGAAAATCGTCTGATCACTCAACGTGGATTAAGTCCTGATACACCGATGAGAATACAATCCTCCGATGGGAGATCTTTAATTCTACCTGCTAGAGTGTTATTAAGTGGACTTGCTAGTGATGTTGATGTTCTTTGTCGCCAAATATTTGTGATGCTCTACGGTTCATTAGAAACATATTTGTTTGAACTGATCGAGAGATCATTTAAGGAAATTGGACAAACAGAAGATATTTTGGGAAAATCATTGGATATTATGATGAGAGGAAAATGGGATGCGAAGATTGGGAAAATGAATCATATCTTTGAGCTAAATTATAGGGCTAGTGACCTGATGGAACATTTCAAAGGTTTTGAGCTTAATTTTATGGGAAATGTATTTAGAAATCCTCTGTCATTTTTGGATGAACTGGCGCAGATTCGACATAGAATTATACATGCTTCCAGTATCATAGACCAAGGGAAGTTAATTTATATAGATACACGCATATTCCAAGGATATTATATTTTCTGTGCGCTTTTGACAGACTTCACCGATAATCTATTTGTAAATAAATTTAAATTCGACCGTACTGAAATAAACCCCGCTGATGCATAA
- a CDS encoding HEPN domain-containing protein yields MYTLRFPFRIPQEDQSLGKDIASINIGELLYSLENLDPYFVLTIKGFLTEAEAERHINRIWAGFMWLLLNRGISVNAILATKEVFYTDDPIKAAENVSKTYRIPIRGPLHGSLDGTRPAVFPSNKKLSILTGYAPIGIAITPPSTMLTCIAEGLSFPHSDELINDNFLRLALELYRAYFTEASRNARFLTLIMALEVLRPQPSKRGSIRKQIYEMVLSTLQQVRDEEAELLAEKAQYFYCLRNELVHEGILNSSVAVDEARQLVQRVLKAKYLAYVQ; encoded by the coding sequence ATGTATACATTAAGATTTCCTTTTCGTATTCCACAGGAAGATCAATCATTAGGTAAAGATATTGCGTCTATAAATATCGGTGAGTTGTTGTATTCACTGGAAAATTTGGATCCCTATTTTGTTTTGACAATCAAGGGTTTTCTAACAGAGGCAGAAGCCGAAAGGCATATTAACAGAATATGGGCCGGATTTATGTGGTTGCTTTTAAATCGTGGAATATCGGTCAATGCTATTCTTGCCACAAAAGAAGTATTTTATACTGACGATCCGATAAAGGCAGCTGAGAATGTTAGTAAGACATACAGAATTCCAATACGGGGTCCGCTTCATGGCTCACTTGATGGAACCCGCCCCGCCGTTTTCCCATCAAATAAGAAGCTCTCTATCTTAACTGGTTATGCGCCAATTGGCATTGCAATTACACCACCTTCAACTATGCTAACATGCATTGCTGAAGGATTATCTTTTCCACATAGCGATGAACTTATAAATGACAATTTCTTGCGTCTTGCCCTTGAGCTTTACAGAGCCTATTTCACAGAAGCTTCTCGAAATGCTCGATTCTTGACATTAATTATGGCTTTAGAAGTTCTGAGGCCTCAGCCGAGTAAGCGAGGTAGTATCAGAAAGCAGATCTATGAAATGGTTTTATCTACTCTACAACAAGTAAGAGATGAAGAAGCAGAGCTTCTCGCAGAAAAAGCCCAATATTTCTATTGTCTACGAAACGAGTTAGTACATGAAGGAATACTGAATAGCAGTGTGGCTGTTGATGAGGCAAGGCAGCTTGTGCAACGTGTTTTGAAAGCAAAATATTTAGCGTATGTGCAATAA